One window from the genome of Gadus morhua chromosome 16, gadMor3.0, whole genome shotgun sequence encodes:
- the LOC115560705 gene encoding uncharacterized protein LOC115560705, which translates to MHAYLLAILLLHHILTGVMGVSQPETRVYGNVDGNVTLPCGHSNPLPQCSWMFCESNCKQHHLQVKDGEVQQDTQQSNRTSVGSNCSLRLSRLQPGDAGMYFCYPDGRERKAVVNVYLSLLTVSTTSPLSQLKPGGRLALNCLLHTYHDPWNCLSHNKNSSFLLSWGLGHHGSTLPDHPRFESQAARCNVTLFVTLPEEDEGAGLNMSWRCQVTSLTGSEVVESFLDVKAVFFLHNPVPDSTRKGVGGGLQGAGPCVWTWDHLVPAGRMVLFCMAQLAVVGAAVHLGCRRYRGRCSPRVRAGV; encoded by the exons ATGCATGCATATCTCTTAGCAATACTCCTGCTTCATCACATTCTAACAG GTGTGATGGGCGTGAGCCAACCCGAGACCCGAGTGTACGGCAACGTCGATGGCAACGTCACCCTACCCTGCGGCCACAGCAACCCTCTCCCACAATGCTCCTGGATGTTCTGTGAGAGCAACTGCAAGCAGCATCATCTGCAGGTGAAAGACGGGGAGGTCCAGCAGGACACGCAGCAGTCCAATCGCACCTCGGTCGGCTCCAACTGCTCGCTCCGCCTCAGCCGCCTTCAGCCCGGAGACGCGGGGATGTACTTTTGCTATCCTGACGGCCGTGAACGCAAGGCTGTTGTGAACGTATACCTCTCCCTGCTCACCGTGTCCACCACCAGCCCACTGAGCCAGCTGAAGCCTGGCGGGAGGCTGGCCCTGAACTGCTTGCTTCACACCTACCACGACccctggaactgtctctctcacaaCAAAAACAGCTCCTTCCTCTTGAGCTGGGGGCTGGGCCACCATGGCTCCACCCTGCCAGACCACCCCAG GTTTGAGTCCCAGGCCGCCCGCTGTAACGTCACCCTGTTTGTGACCCTAcccgaggaggatgagggggcggggcttaacaTGAGCTGGCGCTGTCAGGTGACCAGCCTTACAGGAAGCGAAGTGGTAGAGAGCTTCCTGGACGTGAAGGCCGTCTTCTTCCTTCACAACCCCGTGCCGGACAGCACCAGGAAGGGGGTGGGCGGTGGGCTGCAGGGAGCGGGGCCCTGCGTGTGGACGTGGGACCACCTGGTCCCTGCCGGCCGCATGGTGCTGTTCTGCATGGCTCAGTTAGCCGTGGTGGGCGCCGCCGTTCACCTCGGTTGTAGGCGGTACCGCGGGCGGTGCTCACCGCGGGTCCGCGCTGGTGTGTAG
- the kctd14 gene encoding BTB/POZ domain-containing protein KCTD14 isoform X1 has translation MSLPDLKSHGKPAARAMTSPVVHLNVGGHLFSTFLSTLTRHPDSRLAELRLRTDDGGRYFIDRDGTHFGAVLDYLRMDRVPTENIKEVLREALHYDIKPLVKLLSEAPQNFGETVGRQQFLSRVPHYLENIEVLIHIARAEAVASRHSGILICVLRTEEDLGLLDNAMGSLEAGRESVVTFGPWKATPSVADLLDCIRMDVESRGYRVAIQPEPAVRASLFRSYDCFFKVTFTWW, from the exons ATGAGTTTGCCCGACCTAAAATCGCATGGGAAACCGGCAGCTCGTGCCATGACG TCCCCCGTGGTGCATCTCAACGTTGGTGGGCACCTGTTTTCTACCTTCCTGAGCACGCTGACGAGGCATCCCGACTCTCGGCTGGCGGAGCTCAGGCTCCGTACGGACGACGGGGGGCGCTATTTCATCGACCGGGACGGCACGCACTTCGGAGCCGTGCTCGACTACCTGCGGATGGACCGTGTACCCACAGAGAACATAAAGGAG GTTCTCAGAGAAGCCCTCCACTATGACATCAAGCCTCTGGTGAAGCTGCTGTCGGAGGCACCGCAGAACTTCGGGGAGACAGTGGGGCGACAGCAGTTCCTCTCCAGAGTCCCTCACTACCTCGAGAACATCGAG GTTCTGATCCACATCGCGCGGGCCGAGGCGGTGGCCAGCCGCCACTCGGGCATCCTCATCTGTGTCCTGCGGACGGAGGAGGACCTGGGTCTCCTCGACAACGCCATGGGCAGCCTGGAGGCGGGGCGGGAGTCCGTGGTGACGTTCGGGCCGTGGAAGGCGACCCCGTCCGTCGCCGACCTGCTGGACTGTATCCGGATGGACGTGGAGAGCCGCGGCTACCGCGTGGCCATCCAGCCCGAGCCGGCCGTCCGGGCCTCCCTGTTCCGGAGCTACGACTGCTTCTTCAAGGTCACCTTCACCTGGTGGTAG
- the kctd14 gene encoding BTB/POZ domain-containing protein KCTD14 isoform X2 — MSPVVHLNVGGHLFSTFLSTLTRHPDSRLAELRLRTDDGGRYFIDRDGTHFGAVLDYLRMDRVPTENIKEVLREALHYDIKPLVKLLSEAPQNFGETVGRQQFLSRVPHYLENIEVLIHIARAEAVASRHSGILICVLRTEEDLGLLDNAMGSLEAGRESVVTFGPWKATPSVADLLDCIRMDVESRGYRVAIQPEPAVRASLFRSYDCFFKVTFTWW, encoded by the exons atg TCCCCCGTGGTGCATCTCAACGTTGGTGGGCACCTGTTTTCTACCTTCCTGAGCACGCTGACGAGGCATCCCGACTCTCGGCTGGCGGAGCTCAGGCTCCGTACGGACGACGGGGGGCGCTATTTCATCGACCGGGACGGCACGCACTTCGGAGCCGTGCTCGACTACCTGCGGATGGACCGTGTACCCACAGAGAACATAAAGGAG GTTCTCAGAGAAGCCCTCCACTATGACATCAAGCCTCTGGTGAAGCTGCTGTCGGAGGCACCGCAGAACTTCGGGGAGACAGTGGGGCGACAGCAGTTCCTCTCCAGAGTCCCTCACTACCTCGAGAACATCGAG GTTCTGATCCACATCGCGCGGGCCGAGGCGGTGGCCAGCCGCCACTCGGGCATCCTCATCTGTGTCCTGCGGACGGAGGAGGACCTGGGTCTCCTCGACAACGCCATGGGCAGCCTGGAGGCGGGGCGGGAGTCCGTGGTGACGTTCGGGCCGTGGAAGGCGACCCCGTCCGTCGCCGACCTGCTGGACTGTATCCGGATGGACGTGGAGAGCCGCGGCTACCGCGTGGCCATCCAGCCCGAGCCGGCCGTCCGGGCCTCCCTGTTCCGGAGCTACGACTGCTTCTTCAAGGTCACCTTCACCTGGTGGTAG
- the rps3 gene encoding small ribosomal subunit protein uS3: MAVQISKKRKFVSDGIFKAELNEFLTRELAEDGYSGVEVRVTPTRTEIIILATRTQNVLGEKGRRIRELTAVVQKRFGFPEGSVELYAEKVATRGLCAIAQAESLRYKLLGGLAVRRACYGVLRFIMESGAKGCEVVVSGKLRGQRAKSMKFVDGLMIHSGDPVNYYVDTAVRHVLLRQGVLGIKVKIMLPWDPTGKIGPKKPLPDHVSIVEPKDEPLPTTPTSEQKGAKPDAPVMPQGGPPPPTA; the protein is encoded by the exons ATGGCGGTGCAAATCTCCAAGAAGAGGAAG TTCGTCTCCGACGGGATCTTCAAGGCCGAGCTGAACGAGTTCCTGACCCGCGAGCTCGCCGAGGATGGCTACTCCGGTGTGGAGGTGCGCGTCACCCCAACCCGCACAGAGATCATCATCCTGGCCACAAG GACCCAGAATGTGCTCGGGGAGAAGGGCCGTCGCATCAGAGAGCTGACCGCTGTCGTCCAGAAGAGGTTCGGCTTCCCAGAGGGCAGTGTGGAG CTCTACGCTGAGAAGGTGGCAACCCGTGGTCTGTGCGCCATCGCCCAGGCAGAGTCTCTGCGCTACAAGCTGCTGGGAGGTCTGGCCGTGCGTAG GGCGTGCTACGGTGTGCTGCGCTTCATCATGGAGAGCGGCGCTAAGGGCTGCGAGGTGGTGGTGTCCGGCAAGCTGAGGGGTCAGAGGGCCAAGTCCATGAAGTTCGTGGACGGTCTGATGATCCACAGCGGAGACCCCGTCAACTACTACGTTGACACCGCCGTCCGCCACGTCCTGCTCAGACAGG GTGTGCTGGGCATCAAGGTCAAGATCATGCTGCCCTGGGACCCTACCGGTAAGATCGGGCCCAAGAAGCCCCTCCCCGATCACGTGAGCATCGTCGAGCCCAAGGACGAGCCCctacccaccacccccacctcggAGCAGAAGGGAGCCAAGCCTGATGCCCCCGTCATGCCCCAGGGaggacctcctccacccaccgcaTAG
- the ech1 gene encoding delta(3,5)-Delta(2,4)-dienoyl-CoA isomerase, mitochondrial isoform X1 translates to MFIYIKTFISASTRNAVYPYWSRTSSQRKSSYRAMLSSFVRTAFRKRACLLGQNAVRAMSSSGGPFTSLVVSRPTEAITHVELNRPEKRNAMNRAFWSEMVDCFNQIADDPECRVVVVSGAGKIFTAGIDLMDMASDVLQPEGDDTARQSWNMRKIITKYQETFSVIEKCPKPVLVAVHGACVGGGVDLITACDIRLCTQDAWFQIKEVDIGLAADVGTLQRLPKVIGSRSLVNELALTARKLYADEAKSCGLVSRVFMDKEVMMAAAMEMAGEIACRSPVATQGTKINLIYSRDHSVAEGLDYMATWNMSMLQTQDVMKSAQAAMEKKSLKTVPFSKL, encoded by the exons atgtttatatatattaagaCATTTATCAGTGCCTCCACCCGGAACGCGGTATATCCTTACTGGTCGAGGACTTCATCTCAGAGGAAGAGTTCATACAGGGCAATGTTGTCATCCTTTGTAAGGACAGCATTCAGAAAAA GAGCGTGTCTGTTGGGGCAGAACGCAGTGAGAGCCATGTCTTCCAGCGGAGGTCCCTTCACCTCCCTGGTGGTCAGCCGCCCCACCGAGGCCATCACACACGTCGAGCTCAACcgcccagagaaacgcaacgccaTGAACCGGGCTTTCTGGAG tgagATGGTGGATTGCTTCAACCAGATCGCAGATGACCCGGAGTGCAGAGTAGTCGTGGTGTCGGGGGCAGGCAAGATCTTCACCGCAG GTATCGATCTGATGGACATGGCCAGCGACGTGTTGCAGCCAGAGGGCGACGACACGGCGAGGCAGTCGTGGAACATGAGAAAGATCATCACCAAGTACCAAGAAACCTTCTCAGTCATCGAGAag TGTCCAAAGCCGGTGTTGGTGGCCGTGCACGGAGCCTGCGTGGGAGGAG GAGTGGACCTGATCACGGCCTGCGACATACGCCTGTGTACCCAGGACGCCTGGTTTCAGATTAAA GAAGTAGACATCGGTCTGGCAGCAGATGTAGGAACCCTGCAGAGACTGCCTAAAGTCATTGGCAGCCGAAG TCTGGTCAACGAGCTGGCACTGACGGCGAGGAAGCTCTACGCCGATGAGGCCAAGAGCTGTGGCCTCGTCAG TCGGGTGTTTATGGATAAGGAGGTGATGATGGCGGCCGCCATGGAGATGGCCGGGGAGATCGCGTGCCGCAGCCCTGTGGCGACCCAGGGAACCAAGATCAACCTCATCTACTCCCGGGACCACAGCGTGGCCGAGGGGTTGGACTACATG GCAACGTGGAACATGAGCATGCTCCAGACACAGGATGTGATGAAATCTGCCCAGGCGGCCATGGAGAAGAAGAGTCTGAAGACTGTTCCCTTCTCCAAACTCTGA
- the ech1 gene encoding delta(3,5)-Delta(2,4)-dienoyl-CoA isomerase, mitochondrial isoform X2, with amino-acid sequence MLSSFVRTAFRKRACLLGQNAVRAMSSSGGPFTSLVVSRPTEAITHVELNRPEKRNAMNRAFWSEMVDCFNQIADDPECRVVVVSGAGKIFTAGIDLMDMASDVLQPEGDDTARQSWNMRKIITKYQETFSVIEKCPKPVLVAVHGACVGGGVDLITACDIRLCTQDAWFQIKEVDIGLAADVGTLQRLPKVIGSRSLVNELALTARKLYADEAKSCGLVSRVFMDKEVMMAAAMEMAGEIACRSPVATQGTKINLIYSRDHSVAEGLDYMATWNMSMLQTQDVMKSAQAAMEKKSLKTVPFSKL; translated from the exons ATGTTGTCATCCTTTGTAAGGACAGCATTCAGAAAAA GAGCGTGTCTGTTGGGGCAGAACGCAGTGAGAGCCATGTCTTCCAGCGGAGGTCCCTTCACCTCCCTGGTGGTCAGCCGCCCCACCGAGGCCATCACACACGTCGAGCTCAACcgcccagagaaacgcaacgccaTGAACCGGGCTTTCTGGAG tgagATGGTGGATTGCTTCAACCAGATCGCAGATGACCCGGAGTGCAGAGTAGTCGTGGTGTCGGGGGCAGGCAAGATCTTCACCGCAG GTATCGATCTGATGGACATGGCCAGCGACGTGTTGCAGCCAGAGGGCGACGACACGGCGAGGCAGTCGTGGAACATGAGAAAGATCATCACCAAGTACCAAGAAACCTTCTCAGTCATCGAGAag TGTCCAAAGCCGGTGTTGGTGGCCGTGCACGGAGCCTGCGTGGGAGGAG GAGTGGACCTGATCACGGCCTGCGACATACGCCTGTGTACCCAGGACGCCTGGTTTCAGATTAAA GAAGTAGACATCGGTCTGGCAGCAGATGTAGGAACCCTGCAGAGACTGCCTAAAGTCATTGGCAGCCGAAG TCTGGTCAACGAGCTGGCACTGACGGCGAGGAAGCTCTACGCCGATGAGGCCAAGAGCTGTGGCCTCGTCAG TCGGGTGTTTATGGATAAGGAGGTGATGATGGCGGCCGCCATGGAGATGGCCGGGGAGATCGCGTGCCGCAGCCCTGTGGCGACCCAGGGAACCAAGATCAACCTCATCTACTCCCGGGACCACAGCGTGGCCGAGGGGTTGGACTACATG GCAACGTGGAACATGAGCATGCTCCAGACACAGGATGTGATGAAATCTGCCCAGGCGGCCATGGAGAAGAAGAGTCTGAAGACTGTTCCCTTCTCCAAACTCTGA